In the Pseudochaenichthys georgianus chromosome 1, fPseGeo1.2, whole genome shotgun sequence genome, one interval contains:
- the fbxo8 gene encoding F-box only protein 8, with translation MGQALWRLPPRQQQQLQEELADRLADQEAGQEQGRDGGPQRIAPQQCYGPDIYHLLRTRIGGKERHGCIDLEMLPPELGITILSYLNATDLCLAGCVWQDLGNDEYLWQGLCKSTWGHCSIYNRRLPAGFSYRRLYLQLDEGCLTFNANAQEGLRSFLFQGILVAHPKELAKFIFYTRRLNWKMLRVYLDDRRDVLDELVTLHNFSNQFLPNALREFFRHIHAPEERGEYLETLITKFSHRFCTCNAGLVRDLGLSPDAVYVLCYSLILLSIDLTSPHVKNKMSKREFIRNTRRAAHNVSDDFVGHLYDNIYLIGHVAA, from the exons ATGGGCCAGGCACTGTGGAGGCTGCCTCCCAGACAACAGCAGCAGCTTCAGGAAGAGCTCGCAGACCGACTGGCCGACCAGGAAGCAGGACAAGAGCAAG GGAGAGATGGAGGTCCCCAGAGAATAGCTCCTCAGCAGTGTTATGGCCCTGACATCTACCATCTGCTGAGAACACGCATTGGAg GTAAGGAACGGCATGGTTGTATAGACTTGGAGATGTTGCCCCCTGAATTAGGCATCACCATACTTTCATACCTGAATGCTACTGATCTGTGCCTGGCTGGCTGTGTGTGGCAGGACCTCGGAAATGACGAATACCTGTGGCAGGG GCTGTGTAAGTCCACATGGGGACACTGCTCCATCTACAACAGAAGACTTCCTGCTGGATTTTCATACAGGAGACTTTACCTCCAGCTGGATGAGGGCTGCCTGACATTCAATGCTAACGCTCAGGA gggtcTTCGTTCTTTCCTGTTCCAAGGTATCCTGGTGGCTCATCCCAAAGAGCTGGCTAAGTTCATCTTCTACACCAGACGGCTCAACTGGAAGATGCTGAGGGTTTATCTGGATGACAG GCGGGATGTTCTGGACGAGTTGGTGACGCTCCATAACTTCAGTAACCAGTTTCTCCCCAACGCTCTGAGGGAGTTTTTCCGACACATCCACGCTCCCGAGGAGAGGGGAGAGTATCTGGAGACCCTCATCACCAAGTTCAGCCACAGATTCTGTACCTGCAACGCCGGCCTGGTCCGAGATCTGGGCCTTAGTCCTG acGCTGTGTACGTGCTGTGCTACAGTCTCATTCTGCTGTCCATCGACCTGACCAGCCCCCACGTCAAAAACAAGATGTCCAAGAGGGAGTTCATCAGGAACACTCGCCGAGCAGCACATAATGTCTCCGATGACTTTGTGGGCCATCTCTATGACAACATATACCTGATCGGACACGTGGCTGCGTAG
- the cep44 gene encoding centrosomal protein of 44 kDa isoform X2, whose protein sequence is MVKTCRATANRIGCGGSPRQNKLTSGKMLSNGDVNACLRKLETLLRTIKYPGHVDYNGLSKGDPSAFLPIVSFTLTSFSPPFANQLMEGGLELTGKTDLRFTDTLYKVLRDIFHYKPILTKQQFLQWGFSVRKISVICDIINLVLQKHNLLKKQRVRCPPSHKEDRGEAHPTLTDADTMSKKPVVENHMRNGSISPTHHAEAFSSHIVTHISHNEVHSSTSPGEGELAGQGVDDDHLLDSSEVEGRLSALEAQLGSVVCVLDRLSVLEQRMEQHRNTDQGEEQVITISRESWENVMSRLLLVETKVDLKNIQLSVPPQCPSCPCASNYSSNSMSDASKGDIKDRLDRITNMLKSTSSLLKITESSS, encoded by the exons ATGGTAAAGACTTGCCGCGCAACAGCCAATCGCATTGGGTGCGGGGGATCACCCCGGCAAAACAAACTAACGAGTG GCAAGATGCTGTCGAATGGAGATGTCAATGCTTGTCTTCGTAAACTGGAAACTCTCCTGCGGACGATAAAGTACCCAGGACATGTGGACTATAATGG CCTTTCCAAAGGGGATCCCTCCGCTTTCCTACCGATTGTGAGCTTCACCCTCACCTCCTTCTCTCCACCCTTTGCTAACCAACTGATGGAGGGTGGACTTGAGCTGACTGGCAAAACGGACCTCCGATTCACTGACACGCTTTATAAG GTACTGCGAGATATCTTCCACTATAAGCCCATACTGACCAAGCAGCAGTTTCTCCAGTGGGGGTTCTCTGTGAGGAAGATCTCTGTGATCTGTGACATCATTAACTTGGTCCTGCAGAAACACAACCTCCTGAAGAAG CAGAGAGTCAGATGTCCTCCCTCACACAAGGAAGACAGAGGAGAAGCCCACCCGACCCTGACTGATGCAGACACT aTGTCCAAGAAGCCAGTGGTTGAGAATCACATGAGAAATGGCTCCATTTCCCCCACACACCATGCAGAAGCATTCTCCTCCCATATTGTGACTCACATTTCTCATAATGAAGTGCACTCGTCCACTTCCCCTGGAGAGGGAGAGCTGGCAGGACAGGGTGTGGACGACGATCACCTCCTCGAT TCGTCAGAAGTAGAGGGGAGGCTGTCCGCACTGGAAGCTCAACTagggagtgtggtgtgtgtgctgGACCGGCTCAGTGTGCTGGAGCAACGCATGGAGCAACACAGGAACACAGACCAG GGTGAAGAACAGGTCATCACGATATCCAGAGAGAGCTGGGAAAATGTGATGAGCAGATTGCTGTTAGTGGAAACTAAAGTAGATCTGAAAAATATCCAG TTAAGTGTCCCGCCGCAGTGTCCATCCTGTCCATGTGCATCTAACTACTCATCCAACTCCATGTCTGATGCTTCAAAG GGGGACATCAAGGACAGACTGGATAGGATCACAAACAT GCTGAAGAGCACCTCCAGTCTGCTGAAGATCACCGAGTCCTCCAGTTAG
- the cep44 gene encoding centrosomal protein of 44 kDa isoform X1: MVKTCRATANRIGCGGSPRQNKLTSGKMLSNGDVNACLRKLETLLRTIKYPGHVDYNGLSKGDPSAFLPIVSFTLTSFSPPFANQLMEGGLELTGKTDLRFTDTLYKVLRDIFHYKPILTKQQFLQWGFSVRKISVICDIINLVLQKHNLLKKLQQRVRCPPSHKEDRGEAHPTLTDADTMSKKPVVENHMRNGSISPTHHAEAFSSHIVTHISHNEVHSSTSPGEGELAGQGVDDDHLLDSSEVEGRLSALEAQLGSVVCVLDRLSVLEQRMEQHRNTDQGEEQVITISRESWENVMSRLLLVETKVDLKNIQLSVPPQCPSCPCASNYSSNSMSDASKGDIKDRLDRITNMLKSTSSLLKITESSS, translated from the exons ATGGTAAAGACTTGCCGCGCAACAGCCAATCGCATTGGGTGCGGGGGATCACCCCGGCAAAACAAACTAACGAGTG GCAAGATGCTGTCGAATGGAGATGTCAATGCTTGTCTTCGTAAACTGGAAACTCTCCTGCGGACGATAAAGTACCCAGGACATGTGGACTATAATGG CCTTTCCAAAGGGGATCCCTCCGCTTTCCTACCGATTGTGAGCTTCACCCTCACCTCCTTCTCTCCACCCTTTGCTAACCAACTGATGGAGGGTGGACTTGAGCTGACTGGCAAAACGGACCTCCGATTCACTGACACGCTTTATAAG GTACTGCGAGATATCTTCCACTATAAGCCCATACTGACCAAGCAGCAGTTTCTCCAGTGGGGGTTCTCTGTGAGGAAGATCTCTGTGATCTGTGACATCATTAACTTGGTCCTGCAGAAACACAACCTCCTGAAGAAG TTGCAGCAGAGAGTCAGATGTCCTCCCTCACACAAGGAAGACAGAGGAGAAGCCCACCCGACCCTGACTGATGCAGACACT aTGTCCAAGAAGCCAGTGGTTGAGAATCACATGAGAAATGGCTCCATTTCCCCCACACACCATGCAGAAGCATTCTCCTCCCATATTGTGACTCACATTTCTCATAATGAAGTGCACTCGTCCACTTCCCCTGGAGAGGGAGAGCTGGCAGGACAGGGTGTGGACGACGATCACCTCCTCGAT TCGTCAGAAGTAGAGGGGAGGCTGTCCGCACTGGAAGCTCAACTagggagtgtggtgtgtgtgctgGACCGGCTCAGTGTGCTGGAGCAACGCATGGAGCAACACAGGAACACAGACCAG GGTGAAGAACAGGTCATCACGATATCCAGAGAGAGCTGGGAAAATGTGATGAGCAGATTGCTGTTAGTGGAAACTAAAGTAGATCTGAAAAATATCCAG TTAAGTGTCCCGCCGCAGTGTCCATCCTGTCCATGTGCATCTAACTACTCATCCAACTCCATGTCTGATGCTTCAAAG GGGGACATCAAGGACAGACTGGATAGGATCACAAACAT GCTGAAGAGCACCTCCAGTCTGCTGAAGATCACCGAGTCCTCCAGTTAG
- the cep44 gene encoding centrosomal protein of 44 kDa isoform X3, with amino-acid sequence MLSNGDVNACLRKLETLLRTIKYPGHVDYNGLSKGDPSAFLPIVSFTLTSFSPPFANQLMEGGLELTGKTDLRFTDTLYKVLRDIFHYKPILTKQQFLQWGFSVRKISVICDIINLVLQKHNLLKKLQQRVRCPPSHKEDRGEAHPTLTDADTMSKKPVVENHMRNGSISPTHHAEAFSSHIVTHISHNEVHSSTSPGEGELAGQGVDDDHLLDSSEVEGRLSALEAQLGSVVCVLDRLSVLEQRMEQHRNTDQGEEQVITISRESWENVMSRLLLVETKVDLKNIQLSVPPQCPSCPCASNYSSNSMSDASKGDIKDRLDRITNMLKSTSSLLKITESSS; translated from the exons ATGCTGTCGAATGGAGATGTCAATGCTTGTCTTCGTAAACTGGAAACTCTCCTGCGGACGATAAAGTACCCAGGACATGTGGACTATAATGG CCTTTCCAAAGGGGATCCCTCCGCTTTCCTACCGATTGTGAGCTTCACCCTCACCTCCTTCTCTCCACCCTTTGCTAACCAACTGATGGAGGGTGGACTTGAGCTGACTGGCAAAACGGACCTCCGATTCACTGACACGCTTTATAAG GTACTGCGAGATATCTTCCACTATAAGCCCATACTGACCAAGCAGCAGTTTCTCCAGTGGGGGTTCTCTGTGAGGAAGATCTCTGTGATCTGTGACATCATTAACTTGGTCCTGCAGAAACACAACCTCCTGAAGAAG TTGCAGCAGAGAGTCAGATGTCCTCCCTCACACAAGGAAGACAGAGGAGAAGCCCACCCGACCCTGACTGATGCAGACACT aTGTCCAAGAAGCCAGTGGTTGAGAATCACATGAGAAATGGCTCCATTTCCCCCACACACCATGCAGAAGCATTCTCCTCCCATATTGTGACTCACATTTCTCATAATGAAGTGCACTCGTCCACTTCCCCTGGAGAGGGAGAGCTGGCAGGACAGGGTGTGGACGACGATCACCTCCTCGAT TCGTCAGAAGTAGAGGGGAGGCTGTCCGCACTGGAAGCTCAACTagggagtgtggtgtgtgtgctgGACCGGCTCAGTGTGCTGGAGCAACGCATGGAGCAACACAGGAACACAGACCAG GGTGAAGAACAGGTCATCACGATATCCAGAGAGAGCTGGGAAAATGTGATGAGCAGATTGCTGTTAGTGGAAACTAAAGTAGATCTGAAAAATATCCAG TTAAGTGTCCCGCCGCAGTGTCCATCCTGTCCATGTGCATCTAACTACTCATCCAACTCCATGTCTGATGCTTCAAAG GGGGACATCAAGGACAGACTGGATAGGATCACAAACAT GCTGAAGAGCACCTCCAGTCTGCTGAAGATCACCGAGTCCTCCAGTTAG